From Candidatus Neomarinimicrobiota bacterium, the proteins below share one genomic window:
- a CDS encoding biotin transporter BioY, which translates to MHIKANQLRTVQQGFKTYTLNLALIVAGSLFIALSARVAVPVPFSMVPVTLQTLAVLIVMALLGSKRGTLSVLLYLSEGLAGLPVFAMGSGGFYHLTGPTGGYLLAFLPLGFLFGRWLEWSLERRFLNVWVAGFITHAAILFFGALWLSRFVSWEPAMMKGIVPFIPGAVFKSVILAGIINRMSRIRES; encoded by the coding sequence GTGCACATTAAAGCAAACCAGCTACGAACCGTTCAGCAGGGATTTAAAACCTATACCTTGAATCTGGCTCTGATTGTCGCCGGATCGCTCTTCATTGCCCTGAGCGCCCGGGTGGCCGTTCCCGTTCCTTTTTCCATGGTACCTGTGACTCTTCAGACACTGGCTGTCCTCATCGTTATGGCACTGTTAGGCTCAAAAAGGGGAACCCTGAGTGTTCTCCTGTATTTGTCTGAAGGATTAGCCGGTCTGCCCGTCTTTGCTATGGGTTCCGGTGGCTTTTACCATCTGACGGGTCCAACCGGTGGTTACCTGTTGGCTTTTCTTCCTTTGGGTTTTCTCTTTGGACGCTGGCTGGAATGGTCCCTGGAACGCCGTTTCCTGAATGTCTGGGTCGCAGGTTTCATAACCCATGCAGCGATTCTGTTTTTCGGTGCTCTGTGGCTCAGTCGCTTTGTCTCCTGGGAACCGGCAATGATGAAAGGTATCGTTCCCTTCATTCCAGGCGCCGTATTCAAATCGGTGATTCTGGCCGGAATCATCAACAGGATGTCCCGGATCAGGGAAAGCTGA
- the der gene encoding ribosome biogenesis GTPase Der produces MAATVAIVGRPNVGKSTLFNRILQERKAIVDKTDGVTRDRVYANVEWSGKHFALIDTGGIMIHPKGQIEDNVRKQALIAIEEADLILFLLDGPTGITHIDHEIAQILKRSDKKILPVVNKIDDVKHESMIWEFHNLGLGEPLMVSALLGRATGDVLDEVIKRLPDELPEQELEPDIKLALLGMPNAGKSTMANAFLGIERHIVTDIPGTTRDSVDSSFKYHGKLIQIVDTAGLRKRTRISDSIEYYSLVRSKKTIEHSDVCILIVDISKGFSRQDVQIIREIQERGKGLVIALNKWDLIEKETNTAGMFLKSLHYEYPVLKHYPVFFISALERKRLLKVLDEALAVRDRLHIRIPTSELNDVFGRIIANNPPPSVRSKYGKIKYVAQVRTSPPHIAFFCNEPSWIQDHYKRFLESKLRELYGLSGVPLKVSFKKK; encoded by the coding sequence ATGGCAGCAACCGTTGCAATAGTGGGACGGCCGAATGTGGGAAAATCAACGCTTTTCAACCGGATTCTTCAGGAACGGAAGGCGATTGTAGATAAAACAGACGGAGTAACCCGGGACAGGGTTTACGCGAATGTAGAGTGGAGCGGAAAACATTTTGCCCTGATCGACACGGGAGGAATCATGATTCATCCCAAAGGTCAGATTGAAGATAACGTCCGCAAGCAGGCACTCATTGCCATCGAAGAAGCAGATCTCATCCTCTTTTTGCTGGATGGACCTACAGGCATTACCCATATTGACCATGAAATCGCCCAGATCTTAAAGCGCTCGGACAAAAAAATCCTCCCGGTTGTCAATAAAATTGATGACGTTAAACATGAATCCATGATCTGGGAATTCCACAATCTTGGACTGGGGGAGCCGCTGATGGTCAGTGCCCTTCTGGGGCGGGCGACGGGTGATGTGTTGGATGAGGTGATAAAACGGCTTCCGGATGAATTGCCTGAACAGGAACTGGAACCGGATATTAAACTGGCTCTTCTGGGAATGCCCAATGCGGGAAAATCCACCATGGCCAATGCCTTTTTGGGGATTGAACGTCACATTGTAACGGATATCCCCGGTACCACCCGGGATAGTGTGGACAGTAGCTTTAAATATCATGGGAAACTGATTCAGATTGTGGATACGGCAGGACTCCGGAAACGGACGCGTATCAGTGATTCCATTGAATACTACAGTCTGGTTCGCTCCAAAAAAACCATCGAACACAGTGATGTGTGTATATTGATTGTGGATATTTCCAAGGGGTTTTCCCGGCAGGATGTGCAGATCATCCGTGAAATTCAGGAACGGGGCAAAGGATTGGTCATCGCCCTGAACAAATGGGATTTGATTGAAAAAGAGACAAACACAGCAGGGATGTTCCTCAAATCTCTCCATTACGAATATCCCGTCTTAAAACACTACCCCGTCTTTTTTATATCCGCCCTGGAACGGAAACGCCTTTTGAAAGTTTTAGATGAAGCTCTGGCCGTAAGGGATCGCTTGCACATTCGGATACCCACATCGGAGCTCAATGATGTTTTCGGCCGTATCATCGCCAACAATCCCCCGCCGTCTGTCCGGAGCAAATACGGAAAAATCAAGTATGTCGCCCAGGTCCGTACCAGTCCCCCGCACATTGCATTCTTTTGTAATGAACCCTCCTGGATTCAGGATCACTACAAGCGCTTTCTGGAATCCAAACTCCGGGAACTCTATGGCCTGTCTGGTGTGCCCCTGAAAGTATCTTTTAAAAAGAAGTAA
- a CDS encoding IMPACT family protein: protein MKFKTIQKEVHTKFTEKGSKFLGHAYPLISENQAETVLKEVRKKYYDATHNCYAWRVGTGKDELFRYSDDGEPSGTAGKPIFDMLDKYGVTNLLVVVTRYFGGTKLGTGGLVRAYSHSAELTLSEARIITREIGTEVQIICTYEEHPHIMRILNTYPVISLNQDFSESVQLYIEIDEVHLPALRMDIQNATSGRVNL, encoded by the coding sequence ATGAAATTCAAAACCATACAAAAAGAAGTCCACACCAAATTTACGGAAAAGGGCAGCAAATTTTTAGGTCATGCATATCCGCTTATATCGGAAAATCAGGCGGAGACGGTTTTAAAAGAAGTCCGAAAAAAATATTACGATGCCACCCACAACTGTTATGCCTGGCGTGTGGGGACGGGTAAAGATGAACTTTTCCGGTACAGTGATGATGGTGAACCGTCAGGTACAGCAGGAAAACCAATTTTTGATATGCTGGATAAATACGGAGTCACCAACCTGCTGGTCGTTGTGACCCGGTATTTTGGTGGAACCAAATTAGGAACGGGTGGATTGGTAAGAGCTTATTCACATTCGGCGGAACTTACCTTATCGGAAGCCCGGATCATCACCCGGGAAATAGGAACAGAGGTTCAGATCATCTGCACGTACGAGGAACATCCCCATATCATGCGAATTCTGAATACCTATCCTGTTATTAGTCTTAATCAGGATTTTTCAGAAAGTGTCCAGTTATATATTGAAATCGATGAAGTGCATTTACCTGCGCTTCGCATGGATATTCAAAATGCGACATCAGGGAGGGTGAACCTTTAA
- a CDS encoding patatin-like phospholipase family protein, producing MGIFKKRKKSIGLALGGGAVLGAAHIGVLRALKEHDITVDFVSGTSIGAFVAAFVAAGKTWEEIEEIAKELKWLDISGISLSQMGLLSNKKMGKLLKETLGDITFEKANIPAAMIATDIVNGEKVILKEGDMASAVMASTCIPGIFEPVKREGRLLVDGGVLENVPITPLQDFGAERIIAVDLISHHHVKEPDNIVEVLLNTFDFMITNASKTYTDQAHILLTPDLSGASRVDTDQTPELIEIGYEAAQRVLSDASR from the coding sequence ATGGGGATATTTAAGAAGCGTAAAAAATCGATCGGACTTGCTCTGGGAGGCGGGGCTGTTCTGGGTGCAGCCCATATCGGTGTATTACGGGCTTTGAAAGAACATGATATCACCGTGGATTTTGTTTCCGGGACCAGCATCGGTGCATTCGTCGCCGCTTTTGTGGCTGCCGGAAAAACCTGGGAAGAGATTGAAGAGATTGCTAAAGAATTAAAATGGCTGGATATCTCCGGCATCTCCCTGTCCCAGATGGGACTCCTGTCCAACAAGAAAATGGGAAAGCTTTTAAAGGAAACACTGGGGGATATCACCTTTGAAAAAGCAAATATTCCGGCTGCCATGATCGCCACCGATATCGTCAATGGTGAAAAGGTGATTTTGAAAGAGGGAGATATGGCCTCTGCTGTGATGGCCAGTACTTGTATTCCGGGAATATTTGAACCGGTGAAGCGGGAGGGACGCCTTCTGGTGGATGGCGGTGTTTTGGAGAATGTCCCCATCACACCCCTTCAGGATTTCGGCGCCGAAAGGATCATTGCCGTGGACCTGATTTCCCATCACCACGTGAAAGAACCGGATAATATTGTGGAAGTCCTGTTGAATACCTTTGATTTCATGATTACCAACGCCTCCAAAACCTATACGGATCAAGCTCATATCCTGTTGACCCCCGACCTTTCCGGCGCCAGCCGGGTGGATACGGACCAAACACCGGAACTGATTGAGATTGGATATGAGGCGGCACAAAGAGTGCTGAGTGATGCCTCCCGCTGA
- a CDS encoding ferritin-like domain-containing protein, which produces MSQYHESESKLSEKAKSITRALNSLKEEIEAVDWYNQRVDVEKDESLKKILAHNRDEEIEHASMTLEWLRRNMDAWDEELKNYLFTDGEISH; this is translated from the coding sequence ATGAGTCAATATCACGAATCGGAAAGCAAACTGAGTGAAAAAGCCAAATCCATCACCCGTGCCCTGAACAGCCTGAAAGAAGAAATTGAAGCGGTGGACTGGTACAATCAACGGGTAGATGTGGAAAAAGATGAGAGTCTGAAAAAAATCCTGGCTCATAACCGGGATGAAGAGATAGAACATGCAAGTATGACGCTGGAATGGCTCCGGCGGAATATGGATGCCTGGGATGAAGAATTGAAAAACTATCTGTTTACCGATGGAGAAATTTCTCATTAG